AATTAGATTCTGTTCTCCAAGTTGAGCTACGCAAATGTCATGAGTCAGAGGTGCACAGGCACCTGCTTAGTGAAATGGATTACAAGGGCTTGCATAACTgaccatattatatatattatttatttgcataaaaaagaaaaattctatttttcacaATGTGTCAATACAGGTCTTTGAAAAGAACAGACCTAGATTTCCAGTTTTTCATCTTCGTTAGTGGTGAGGCCTAACGTGCTCTTTTGAGCATCTCTGACTGAGCAGCTTCATTTGAAATGATTACTTTGGAATGAACTAAAGAGAAGCAGCAAATAGTACTCTAGCAGACTCAGACCTTACAGAATGTGCAAGAGGCAGAGGAAAGCACAAGGGTTAGGAGTATGGGGAATGGAGCCTCTGGCTATTCCAGTTTCAATTTCAAGTATTCTGTAGATATACTCTAAATTCAGCAAATGATTAATGTTATTATAGTTTTAATCTTAAAAGGATGCCTTTAATTTCATGTCTTTGGTACTGGTATAAAATTATCATCTGAATAGTCCCAGTATTATTCTATAgctagaatttcatttttatcattttgaaaattcagtATGTATTACCTTGACGCATAAAGTCCTTCAATGATATGATATTCATTGATAAAACGGTGTGTAGGTCTGTCTTTAAGAAAgttccccagggcagccccggtggctcagtggtttggcgctgccttaggcccagggcgtgatcctggagacccgggataaaatcccacgtcgggctccctgcacggagcctgcttctccctcctcctgtgtctctgcctctctcattctctctctctatcatgaataaataataaaatcttttttttttttttttttaaaaaagaaagttccccAAAGCAGCTGAGCCCAATATTAATGTATCAAGTATTAAGTGACTTTACCAATTTCAATAAATGCTAACACTGATATAATCCTATAATAAATTACTAGCCAGTGGATAACTGAACAAATAGGGTAGCTTAGGAATTCACTATTAAGACAAGAGGAAGCCCACAGGAAGGACAGTGATAAAaatctgtttcattcatttatagaaaAGACAAATTTCAATCAATTCTGCAAAGAATTTTTAGCTTTAATCCAGTCAGTTTTCCTAATCTTCCCAGCGACTGGAAACAGGTTAGGAGTGGGACATTTGGAATGCACATGAGGAGTTCTGCTTTTAACCAACACCATTAAGAGCTTGGGAAAAAGATAAACTCCAAATCACCAAAGAACACtctttccttaaaatgttttcaaaataaacaggAGATCGATTTCAGAACAATGTACAACCAGAGATAAGTTAAAACCTCTAGGAAAAGGGACAACTGGGGTAACTCCTGAAAGTGTACAATCAACATCCAGGAGGACTGATTTGTTTCCCACTCCCTggtaaaagaaaatgtgggatgGCAGGGCCTGACATTTCACCATTTTATCTGAAACTATGAAACAGAAACAACTGTGCAGAGCACaagattcaaatgaaaaaaaaaaaaaacccaaatgtacaatctaaaaaatatgtaattgacGTTTAATAATCTGAGGATTAagtaacaaacaaaaaagatcttTTACTTGCCTAGGTTCATTTCCTCTGAATTcttctatgatttaaaaataatctatcgCACTTATTGATTTAGAACCATCGGATTTTACTTCAGGAAAATCTAGTATCTTTCAAAAagttataattttaatgttaGCACAAAAATTACTtcctaacatttcatttttaaaaaacttttccgCAGCCAAAGGTTCCTATTTTTGAATTACAGTACTGCAAGGCACATATAGAACACACCTCCTTCAAAACACACAGAAGATATACTCCctgaaatagaatttgaaaatcCTTAAACAATTAGAAATACTACAAAGTTAGCAATTTTTAGGTAAAAACGTTGTTCCTACAGGATCATGCACCTTTCTTAAAATCAGTTcagcatatatgtataaataatccttttttaaaacatttgtactTGAAACGCAGATACACTGatgctgaagacagcactaaacaaaaacctgaaaagtACTATAGCTTGATAAATTCTGTTATTGCCTTCATTAGAGACTGTATTCtctttagcattttaaaagatttgaattTAATAATGGGCTACTATGCaagaaataaaggattttttttcttcttaagcaatatttccataatttctaGCATcaattcttttataaaagatgctaagtatattttttgtttaataaaactGAGAATGAGACCATTTAAATGTCTCTGCTAAATTTAATGCAGCTTAATTAGGGACCGGGTAcatattttcctctgaaaattttTGGTCAAGCATCTCAAACCATAAGAGCAAGTGGAATTTTAAGAGGTAGTTTTTTTTCCCATGATGCATTTGTTAATACACGTATtgtcaggaaaataaaaacaagcactGAATGTCTTTTCTTAAAGTATAAAGGgcctaatgaaaagaaaaattaaagataggtATGATATTTGCTACAGTCTGACATTTTAACAGTCATAGTATTAGATGTTTTGTGACCAGTGCATTTTGGATTTTCTCAGGATCAAAATACGAGTCTGCCAACTGTATTAaatcctcctccaccccctccaccagTTGGTCCACAGCTTCCTGGTGGGTCATTGTCATCAAATCCGTTGGGCCGAAATGAACAGGAGGCAGATGCAGCTTGAAGGGCCCGGGCTCGAGCATTCAACTCTTGTtcctataattaaaaagaatttttatacaaTTAAAACCCTAAATACAATGGATGAGTATAtcatctatataaatattttaaaactgatttaaCCCTTAATAAGCATCCCTCAAATCTCAGTAATCTAAAAAATACTGACTATACTAATCCTTACCAATCTTACTAAAGTGCATAATCACAGATGGAACAGGTAAGATAGAGTGCAAAATCCTGGTGCAACTACACTGAATAACAGATCTTACAGGCCGTTCTGTTTCAACACTCAGTTTGCAGATGAGAACCCTGAAGCTCCACATCCTAAAATTCCTCTACAGAAATATTATTGTGAATactcatagacacacacaggaaTAGATTTCCTTTCTAATACACAGAATGCAGAATTTAAAGGCTATGACGATGGATTATCTACTCTATTAGGTGGGAATATTGTGTAAGTGGGTGATATAGTACAAGGTATCAATAATGAAAGAAGGCTGAATGTTGCCTACCCTTTCCTTAGAAGCTTCTCAGTAAATACAAGTAAGATTTCAATAACATTGCTAAAGAAAATGGAGCCTATCTCCTTACAGTATTACTTGTAACTTTTCCCCACCAGATTATCAGAACTTTTGTATCAGGAACCAGTCATATTTGTCTATGTGCCAGACACatattaggtgctcaataaatattaataatcttATATTAGAACACTATCAGCTATTTAGCTTCAGGAGGAGCAACTGTAAATAAATAATGGTGAATTCATTTGGCAAGGTGTCAAATTGGCATTCTAAAACTGGTACAATCGCgttggaagaaaatacaaaatactctAGCATATGCCCATTTTTCTGGGAAAGGCTCTATAACTTTCGAATGAAGTCAGTGTCAATTAGGTCTAAAAGCTACTTTTAACTTGTTAGGCATCATCATCctgaagaacttaaaaaataccCTTAACAGTAATCATAAAAACTATACTATTTCAAAGGTTCAACTAAAAGTTCAGTTACTTTGTTCCACCTGACAAGGTagtgttattttataatttctaactaaatatttttagctAACTATTCTCTTCTCTTCACAAGATGCTCAATTTTTACTATGGAGTAAAAAAGCAGGCCTGCTTGGACAtctatttttctcacttatttctCAGTAACATACAGTGACAGCTGTGCAATGCCCatacaaaaaaatgataaagaatcacttatttttatagctgaatgTGACCTTAGATAAGAAATCCTTGTAACAGAATGGCCTAATTAACCAGTCTCGGGCAGGGCTTAGAGAagcttttaaaacttaatttgcaagatatttctcaaaaaatttttaaaaatttattgtgcaGGTTCTTTTGTATAGTTTCTTTAAAGACacaatctattttttaatctgtaaaattaagaattaaaatagaaaataaaatttttagttttacagATAGAAGATAAAAACTATAGGTATGAATGTAAGAAATAGAcactaaaataagaaacaaaattctcATTGCTCTAGTTCTTTGATCTATTAAACTATCCAAACAAGCAATGAAAATATGACTCTGTACCTAAGATCTCATTTCAGGTATAaatcatattctcttttttttttttttttgttttaaatcatattctctaatgaaataaataaaactgagtaTGCAAGGTAGAGTTCAAGAAGTTCTGCTCCCAAGAGATATGGCAAATTTTGTTATAAAGTAATTCCCCTGAGAAGGAGTGTTAAAGGACACACAATACAAAATTAACTCCACTGCTTCTGAGACTCGTGAAAACTGTATTGTACTTTAAGAGAGGGCTTCCCAGGAAAGGAAtaatctttctttgcttttcatctacttaaataaatatatggtgaCAGACAGAAATGTCTGATATCCTATTTTCAGAAGATAAGCTTAATGGACTGAAGCAGGGAAGACTGCTTTTTGCTTGACTTCTTTAATATAGATGAGAGCATTGTGTATAATGTCAAAATTATGATTCTCATCGTGTATATAATTTACATGCCCatttaatatcaaatattaaaaatttttcagtAGTGGACTTATAGGCCTGGTTGCTGTTGCTTTGCAACAAATAACTTGAGAATTTTTAGATTACATCTCTTATTCAAGGATATACGTTAACATTAAATTAacccatcttttatttttctttaaacaacaCATATATCATGTGTACTCTTCTGTATgaacaataaagaaaactattaagACATCAAAGTACCACCTCCtccacagaaacaaagaaaagaaactgaacaaGAAAGGACAAAAGCCCTGTTTGTAGTTGATGTGTGATCTATTTGTATCACCTTTCTCTCACTGGATCCTAACTAAAAGCATAATTTTTGGAGTCCAGACACTAAGATAATAGAGATTCTTCTTATTCTTATGCAAGTTGGACtgaagtgaaagaaataaatgaagaaaaaaaatcccttcccaAAATTTACTTGGAGATCCACATCTGCTCTGCTATCCTATATGTCAGGCTATGATACACAGCAGAAAATGGTTTGGTCACATAGGATTTTTTGTCCACTTTTCAAAACCACCAATCTCACCAACACTAAGAAGAACAATAGTTTCTTTCCAACACATGTCAATCGAGATGTGattttagtaaaatttaaaagtggaATCCCAGAAGCAGCTTGTTAAAATTATACAAGGTGAACttctaagaattaaaaaagaaagtagctaCCCTGATATGAACTATGATGGTAAATCCATTTACAGTACTCCTCAGGAGCAAAGGAACTCAAAATGTTCACTCCACACCCTTACTTTTATTAAGATTTGATTAAATTTTTGCAGTTGTTTTACAGATAAATataaagctgtattttaaaattaaaggtgTATTCTTGACATAGCAATCTGTTTTAAAGCATTGTTACTATGGAATGAACACAATTTTGAACTAAtatctcaaaaatgtaaaaacaaaaaaagaacaaaaacacacatatgtGTTCCATGTATTCAATAGTCCCTTAACACGAACTTAAAATACCAGTACAACTCAGATCATGTGAGAACCATCACAATTCAAACCTCAACATAAATCGATTAcattattgtatttaaaaaataatttaatgtataaatacatttaagttttttagtaagaacggaatatttataataatttgctttaaaaaggcACTTTGGTAATAAGCTTTACTACCCCATCTTAATACAGGAACataaatatcttaatttaaatttggcaatgtattttttacattaaacaaCTTGCCAATCTGAGACTTCAGACGGAATTTAGAACTATAAATACTGAAAAACTGAATTAACAAAGTACATAATGGTTTCCATTATAGTGACAGGGGGccttaaaacaataatgaaaagaatgGCTCATCACACTCAGATATTGTTTATCTTGTAATGGAGtaaatagtaagaaaaagaaaatcatttagaGGTAGGCTGTAATAAAGTAGTTATGGTTATAAGAGCTTTTGGCAATCCAATCACAAATAGAGTAAGTAGTtcctcatcattttaaaattcacatctcTCCTCTGATAAATAGACTATTTAGCCCAATCATCGATACATAAATAATCTGCCTATTTCTGCAAGTCAAGTTGTCCTGGACCTTATTTTCTATCTATATCACAGAAAGTTTCTGTTTCAACCTCCTGCCCATATTCCTCCTCTCATCTTCAAGGACCCTGACTAATATCTAGTGCTTATTTAGTAACTAGCAAGAAGGATACAGTTGAATACATCCTATTGCCTTGATCATAAGCCTTCTGACTGGATGTAAGGATCTTTGCTGGTAAatcatgtttaataaatattgtctttaatttttttctgtaaaatatattatttttgtgttaCTCTAGAATATTGCCATACGCTTTTACCAAGCTGTCATGTATCattatctgaatatttttaatacagtaaatttgaaaacttttgaGAAGACTTCCTTCTAAAAAATCAGTACTATAgtgacccattttttttttcttttactctctcttcCAGCTTTGTGATTTTCAAACACAAAACTTTTAGGACTTACTTATGTAAACTCATAAAATCACTTGGACCACCCAATTAATAACACCTACAATTTCATTACAATTTAGTGTTTGTTGTTATGCTGTTGGCAAGATGGCAGATCTCAGAGAAAAATACTTGCAGCAAgatctttattaacttttaagtaataaaatcacTAACTCCCTGCAATAAGTATTTTTGTAAGTAAATGCAGCTCATATGAAAACTTTGTTCCATGgcttttatttactaatttttctattattaccTTGATTTTATTGCATGGGTCCTTACAGGAtacaaatatccttttttttacatattgtaCCTTTCAATGCCCTTTATCTTATCCACTTGAATGTTAATAAATgcccttaaaatatttatgaaatagtcTAAAAGGAATAAACACTAAATTCAGCAGTTGTTTCTCCTGATAGGTGGGActaaagaggagagggaagataCTTCGTTATTAAGTTTCCTATATTTCTGTATGGAATGATTTTATAATcacatcttttgtatttttgttttttgttttgttttgtttttttacatcttttgtaATTAAGAACAAGTGAGATATTTTCTATTGCATCTAACTGCAACTTTTCATAATTAATTCCTAACATTAGAAAGTAAGACAATTTATATAGGCTGAACCCTTTTTACATAAACCCAGACTCCAATTTCAGAATTGCTACTctgtaaattctttgaaaatgtagAGGTTGGATTTCAAAATTGGGGCACTCACTTGACCACTGtcaattgtttaaatattttccgCAAACGAAGAAACCTCTATTTCCAACTTACCTGTAAATACAGTTTATTGTCTTTTGTTATAGCATCCATAAGTTCTTTCTGTAGCGGTGGGTCTCCATTTACCCAGAGTCCACTGGTTGAACTCTTACCACTTAAACCATTAGTGCTATTCTGTTTTTTATACAAAAGCACATAAGCGGTGTCCTTTGGAAACCTACTCGTAATTTTCTGGACTGACTGAAATGAAGTAAATGTCACTCTGCTGTcattaaataaaaaccattcttttGACATTTCCTTAGTTTCTAAATCCTGTTCAATCACTGCATTGGGACTATTTCTCCCTAGTAAATGACTCTGGGAGGACGCTAATGCCAGAGTTTCAGACTGATGGCACATCTGGTATGAAGACTCTGTACCTGTGATGTTTCTGGCATAAGAATAGTAATGCCCACTTTCAGATGATACACCAGAGTGAACGACAACGGAATTTAATAGATACGGCACCAATCTGGAGCAGCAAGCTTCTTCAGTTCCAGAAGGCTTTAATTTTTTAGCTAGGTTCTCACTAATATCAGTGAAGTCAACATCTATAGACCAACTTTctgacaaagaagagaaagaagtagtTCTTTTAACTGGCAACTCCAAAACCAGTGGCAGTGACACATTgtctaaaatttttcttctcaCATGATACTTCTGATCATATGAAAATCTCAGGAGAGTAAGAATAAGGTACTCAGGCTCCTCTGTGATATGCATAGTTTTCTCGGCATTCTGCAAAGAGGCACAGTTTTCACAATAATACTGGTTGTCGCCAGTAAGAATCTCTGGAgccaaaaaataatttagtaagtCAGTTACTGAAGGTGTGCTTCCACCTCCTGGCTTCTGAGGTACATCTTTATTAACAAGAATCTTGCTAGATTCATTGGGGACACAAGTGTTTTCAGTACAGCAAAATTCATCAGGAGGACTGCCTGACATTCTCTCATTCATAGCTGAGTCACAAATAAAGGCAGCTGTTGCTGGTTCTTCTGCAGGACCAGGTGCATTGGCTTGCGTTAGACCACCGTCTTGTGTATTGGGCGATGATGCTGGATCTTGAAAAGACAAGTTTTcaacagaagaggaaggacaaAAGGCCAGTGAAAGATCTGTAAAGGCTTCTACTTTTTGTGAGGTACTCCTGCAGTTCAAACAACATATGTGAGTTCGTAGTTTTCCTCCAAACATTGTTTCTATTAAAGTCTTCTCACCATCACTTGTGCAAGGGTTCTCTGTTAGCACAGCTGCCTTACTGGCTACTTCCTGTAAAGAAGTTTCATTGCACCCCAGACTTTCAGAAGGCTTGTGTGAGGACTGAACTTTCAagatcttttcttcttcatgtaGCCTGCAGGAGAGTATATCATTATACAGctgtttcatttacatttcaatgtcattgctatttaaaaatactggtggtttatacataaaaataaaaatattggtggCTTATATGAATAGCCAAATTACTTTTATCAAATAgaatgcttaatttaaaaaatcaagtttctCCTCTTTTAATCAAGAGGAATATGGAATAATGTAAGAATGAGGACTAGAAGTTAGGGGCTATCACTACTATATAGCCTCATACTTTCTCCATACTATTTTATAGCACTTATTACATGATAGTGATATATGCTCATTAATTATGTTATATTATCTTTGCCTCACATCTCAGACAAGCCTGGTACAAAGAAGTCACCCAACATGTCCTTAGCTGAATCAAAGGAAGATTGCTTATGTTAAGTTCAAGTAACCTTACTAGTCATTCATGTAACAGCAGGGAGGCAAAGATCTAGAGAAGAAGATAAAGGTTTTATTAAGTAAGTGGCAAAGAGACAATAAAATATACTAAACTCATCTGGTTACAAAGTGGTCTAAAGGAGCAACTATTAAATTTTTTGGTCTCAGGATACCCTTATGCTCTTAAAGTAACTGAAGAAAATTGAGGAACCCAACAGCTTTCATTCATGTGGCTATATCCATCAATATTTACTATATTCAAAAATtgagaataatagtaataaaataatacatctaaaaacaaaaataaaccaattacATGTTAATGTTCATAATATTCATTATGaaagttatattttctaaaactaaaaaatttagtgagaagaatgtcattgttttacattttgcaaatattttaagtatcTGGCTTAATAGAATACAGCTGGATCCTCATAGCTGCTCTGTGTTTAATATATTGTGGTATGTTTTTCTGGATGaaacatatgaagaaaatctgtCTCAATtacatatacacagatatatagatagaaaAGAGAGACCATTGAAAATGTTTTAGGAACCCCTAGGAGGTCTTTGTACCACACTCTGAGAACAGCTGGTCCAaagtaagaaaaccaaaaaagaagccaattaaaaacaaaagaacacttaaatatatacagaaaatgcaAGGTATTTTAAAGGTTAACacttgaaatatgtttttaaaggcaaaaacaaTATGCTATAGAAATAATCtgttatgaaagaaaacaaatcataactttcaaaatactttttaccTGTCTAGTAGAAACCTGAGGTATTCAGAGCAGTCTTGCTGTGATCTGGGGGTAAACCATGGAGGTCTGGAAGCCTCAAAGAACACCCGAGGGGCATATGCTTCTCTCTTGATATCAGTACAGAAAATATAAGGAAGTGATTCTCACACTATGAATTAAATAACTGAAATCTTAATATCCAATGTTTAATAAAGAGAACTTAAAATTACATTGCGTTTAACCCTACTACAAAGTGCCAAAAATGATgcagataaaattagaaataaatttaggtAATCTTCGGTTATAACTTCTCATTATGCAGATAAGAATTAACAACTAGAGAAACATGTGACATACCCAAGGTCATACAGATAAATTAGTGCCAGAGGGAGTCACACTAGAACCCAGGTCTCTCGAACACTTAATATCATATTACTGGCACTATCCCTCTAGGACAGTCATGTGCTTGCATccataattttttgaaaaacaaaatctgaaaaagacatattagtgaatatatattttggataaagtAATACGGGGAGTACTCTATAAGGCCATGCATACCTACTTTAGGTGAAAATTTCTTTGACTAGGTACATAGTCCATAAATGCACAGAATGTAAGTGTATCGTTAGGGTCCTtgctgattttacttttttggtatGGAAGAGGCTTAGTGAAGTGGTTGCTCATTGACTTTGAAGCAATCTTGGTTTGAATCCTAGATTTTGTGACAACAAAAAGGAACTGAGAAGGCATCTGAAAAGATGTGATTGTAACTTGAAAATTTGGAATTCTCCtgacattttgaatatttgtggTATATAACAGAATCCTTAGTTAAGAAAAATTTCATCAAGAGAGGTGTTGATAGAATTTTGAAGGAAGGCACTTTAGGATACTGGTTGAGCATGAGCTCTAGAGTCATTTGGTTCACACTCCAATTTGCCATTTGTTTGTATGACCATGAAAAGTAGGTAACATAAACCCAGTTTCTTcaatatgtaaaatggggatactatACCTTATTACACATAGATTGTTTTTGAGGATTAATAATACATGTAAACAGCACCAAAGCTAGGCAAATTTTAATCCTCAATAAACGTTAGCTTTCTCAATTATAAGAAAAACGTCTTTTCAATTATATAGGGAAATCTACCTACCTAAAACAATCCTTGTTGGCTTGCTATCAGAGACGGTCTCAACTGTGACAACTTTCATTACGTTCTCTtgtgaattcctttcttttcttgggaGCATGGAACcctcctataatttttttctaacagcTCTGATTTAATAAGgtaatatctatatataatgCATTTATATCTACttatacacacagatacatatatagagaCTATATGGTAAATATGGACTAGTGATAAAGCAAGAACGGATGTCAATTTACTAGAAAATTAACGTTTGCCAGTAGGAGGGAAGAGATTTCATCTCCCTTGGTCCTGAGGTGTTTATTTTGTGAACACATTTCCCTcagaaagagaataataaaattaatctcTTTGAGTATATTACTACTCATAGGCCATCACTCATATGTTAGTTTAGTTTTCTTCCACTTAAGAAGTTATACTTGATCTATTTCACAGCTCATAGACAGGAAACCAGGCATTCTTATCAACTCAATCCCACCAATCCTAAAACTACCTTTTCTGAACTTTAGAACTCTGTAAATGTAAGACAATCAGAAAAGCTGAAaacagtatatattatttataaatgatatatatattattcatatgtATTGCTCAAAACTTAGAGTTCCTTGAGCATAAGGATTCCTCTCCCCTTTGAATACTTATCAGACTCCATATTGTGTTTCTCAATAAATGTCTCTTGAATGAATGTTTACTATGTGTGACTTTCTTGCCAGTAGCAGAAATTCATTTCCTTGGATGAATTTATGGACATAAAAGATCATCATAAAATTTTAAGCCCTAGAAAATATAAAGTTGTTTATCCATTA
This portion of the Canis lupus dingo isolate Sandy chromosome 19, ASM325472v2, whole genome shotgun sequence genome encodes:
- the USP38 gene encoding ubiquitin carboxyl-terminal hydrolase 38; protein product: MDKILEGLVSSSHPLPLKRVIVRKVVESAELWLDGAQCEAMFGLTTRLILEGPDPFRRQVGRQVLEAYARYHRPEFEAFFSRPFVQGLLRQGYGSLGGQDVAILDYVHNGLRLLRSCPSVLDLFGLLRLEVPRMLCERPGPPLCARLSDLLGDFAQCIPRGQPAVAFCQQLVRTMGHFQCASTQERELREYVSQVTRVGGLLQSIWKAEPSALLPSLQEVFASLSATDTSFEPSVALASLVQHIPLQMITVLIRSLTTDPNVKDASMTQALCRMIDWLSWPLAQHVDTWVIALLKGLAAVQKFTILIDVTLLKIELVFNRLWFPLVRPGALAVLSHMLLSFQHSPEAFHLIVPHVVNLVHSFKSDGLPSSTAFLVQLTELIHCMMYHYSGFPDLYEPILEAIKDFPKPSEEKIKLILNQSAWTSQSNSLASCLSRLSGKSETGKTGLINLGNTCYMNSVIQALFMATDFRRQVLSLNLNGCNSLMKKLQHLFAFLAHTQREAYAPRVFFEASRPPWFTPRSQQDCSEYLRFLLDRLHEEEKILKVQSSHKPSESLGCNETSLQEVASKAAVLTENPCTSDGEKTLIETMFGGKLRTHICCLNCRSTSQKVEAFTDLSLAFCPSSSVENLSFQDPASSPNTQDGGLTQANAPGPAEEPATAAFICDSAMNERMSGSPPDEFCCTENTCVPNESSKILVNKDVPQKPGGGSTPSVTDLLNYFLAPEILTGDNQYYCENCASLQNAEKTMHITEEPEYLILTLLRFSYDQKYHVRRKILDNVSLPLVLELPVKRTTSFSSLSESWSIDVDFTDISENLAKKLKPSGTEEACCSRLVPYLLNSVVVHSGVSSESGHYYSYARNITGTESSYQMCHQSETLALASSQSHLLGRNSPNAVIEQDLETKEMSKEWFLFNDSRVTFTSFQSVQKITSRFPKDTAYVLLYKKQNSTNGLSGKSSTSGLWVNGDPPLQKELMDAITKDNKLYLQEQELNARARALQAASASCSFRPNGFDDNDPPGSCGPTGGGGGGGFNTVGRLVF